A part of Acidobacteriota bacterium genomic DNA contains:
- a CDS encoding ATP-binding protein — MNLVELDQALRKLRLSGMANVLETRLLQAQTEQMAPIDLLAALVSDELQRREDRLLERRHKQARFRDPDRALDGFDFDFNKKINGALVFELATARFIAKREDVLLIGQPGTGKSHLAQAIGRAGIQQGYRVLYRETHTFLEELAEATLAETRKDYLAELARAHLLIIDDLGMRKLPHTAAEDLLELIMRRYERASTMLTSNRPVDEWGKLLGDTAAVTALLDRLLHHAHVLKCGPRSWRTRVRTTLIKSTGGA, encoded by the coding sequence ATGAATCTCGTCGAACTCGACCAGGCGCTGCGAAAGCTGCGCCTCTCCGGCATGGCCAACGTCCTCGAAACCCGCCTGCTCCAGGCCCAGACCGAGCAGATGGCCCCTATCGACCTGCTCGCCGCGCTCGTCTCCGACGAGCTCCAGCGCCGCGAGGACCGCCTGCTCGAACGCCGGCACAAGCAGGCCCGATTCCGGGACCCCGACCGCGCGCTCGACGGCTTCGACTTCGACTTCAACAAGAAGATCAACGGCGCGCTCGTCTTCGAGCTCGCCACCGCACGCTTCATCGCAAAGCGCGAGGACGTTTTGCTCATCGGCCAGCCCGGTACCGGCAAGAGCCACCTCGCCCAGGCCATCGGCCGCGCCGGCATCCAGCAGGGCTATCGCGTCCTCTACCGCGAAACCCACACCTTCCTCGAAGAACTCGCCGAGGCGACGCTCGCCGAGACCCGCAAGGACTACCTCGCCGAACTCGCCCGCGCGCACCTGCTCATCATCGACGACCTCGGCATGCGCAAGCTGCCACACACCGCCGCCGAGGACCTGCTCGAGCTGATCATGCGCCGTTACGAGCGGGCCTCGACGATGCTCACCTCCAACCGGCCGGTCGACGAGTGGGGCAAGCTGCTCGGCGACACCGCCGCGGTCACCGCGCTGCTCGACCGGCTCCTGCATCACGCACACGTGCTCAAGTGCGGGCCGCGCAGTTGGCGCACCCGGGTGCGGACCACCTTGATAAAGTCGACGGGAGGCGCGTAA
- a CDS encoding tyrosine-type recombinase/integrase, translating to MQAFLAYKRALGRQYRAEEKALRLFDRFLAEHRITTAAEVTPVMIDEFLSSRPRPAPRSYNHLHGTLARFFDWMIRHERLQCSPVRSKPRRGTRVRLPFLLDPAAARRLFNVAGQLPDTRFTACRGSSFRTIFTLLYGLGLRVGEVERLRIGDIDATRRVLHIRDTKFAKSRLVPFGPRIDAVLTAHLARRAQQQLLSAEMPVFAKRSGRPISAVAISLMFHQLVPQLELVVPDGAVGPRAHDLRHAFATRTLTRWYRNGIDPRSRLLSLATFLGHVNPASTAVYLTMTPELLSHASERFRTWAEPVLEEVPR from the coding sequence ATACAGGCCTTCCTGGCGTACAAGCGCGCTCTCGGGCGGCAGTACCGGGCCGAGGAGAAGGCCTTGCGGCTCTTCGATCGCTTCCTTGCGGAGCATCGCATCACCACGGCCGCCGAGGTCACGCCCGTGATGATCGACGAGTTCCTCTCCTCCCGACCACGCCCGGCGCCGCGAAGCTACAACCACCTGCACGGGACCCTGGCCCGATTCTTCGACTGGATGATTCGCCATGAGCGTCTCCAGTGCTCCCCCGTGCGCTCGAAGCCGCGCCGCGGGACCCGCGTTCGCCTGCCGTTCCTCCTCGATCCCGCGGCCGCGCGGCGGCTCTTCAACGTGGCGGGTCAGTTACCGGACACCCGTTTCACAGCCTGCCGCGGGTCGAGCTTCCGCACCATCTTCACGCTGCTCTACGGCTTGGGCCTGCGGGTGGGGGAAGTCGAACGGTTGCGCATCGGCGACATCGACGCCACCCGGCGCGTGCTCCACATTCGGGACACGAAGTTCGCCAAGAGCCGTCTGGTGCCGTTCGGCCCGCGGATCGACGCGGTGCTCACCGCGCATCTCGCGCGGCGCGCGCAGCAGCAGCTTCTCTCAGCCGAGATGCCCGTGTTCGCGAAGCGTAGCGGGCGACCGATCAGCGCCGTCGCCATCAGTCTGATGTTCCATCAGCTCGTGCCGCAACTGGAGCTGGTCGTTCCCGACGGCGCCGTCGGCCCGCGGGCCCACGACCTGCGCCATGCGTTTGCGACCCGCACGCTGACGCGATGGTACCGGAACGGAATCGACCCCCGCTCGCGGCTGTTGTCGCTCGCCACTTTCCTTGGACACGTGAATCCTGCCTCCACGGCCGTCTATCTCACGATGACGCCGGAGCTCTTGAGTCATGCGAGCGAGCGGTTTCGCACGTGGGCCGAGCCCGTCCTCGAGGAGGTGCCGCGATGA
- a CDS encoding chromosome segregation protein SMC, with product MDGHASVIGHGSGKTLFCRLLRYCLGEDGFAADEQRGAIAHAFPNGSVGAEVVVDGVPWAVVRSIGMGRGHLAVRDGDLDEAVNDSPEAEGVEPFLDAIAATFRFEKLAAVVPEDQPRDIWRLALAWLSRDQECRFDKLLDWRSPDSHSGSAARSLSVPQIRDALRALIGAIDPAEYALRGEIARLEAEHNEAKKEAGRRVSEARRLQSSLSEELELNPESLVAGPMAVEVLREAATTRLDRLGEAEDGSDAAVTDLGALRSESYAARQRVEELQNRLSGVQARIPEIEALIARIRGEIPGASARARGAAHPVCPVCEVPVDLALAEGCKLSHRLPDLADMNRRLDQLQQDAERERQRLDQHREQEQRIVLELNPVRERADKLHQRLRSVELMRDTRSEAWFRARRCIEDVDRLDRLLAEHESIQSRADVMEGEIQARRDRVGAFRDAQAGVFDELSRTFDGIIRTVVGMNASGRVAFDGHGLRSSVVLGGERSTAAIDSLKVIAFDLAVMQMSIEGLTHLPAFLIHDSPREADLGLGVYHRLFHFVRDLEDGGDGPSFQYIVTTTTSPPSALRMDPWLVETLGGAAEDRLLRRDL from the coding sequence GTGGATGGTCACGCCAGCGTCATAGGGCACGGCAGCGGAAAGACGCTGTTCTGCCGTCTGCTTCGATATTGTCTCGGTGAGGACGGATTTGCGGCCGATGAGCAGCGGGGAGCTATTGCTCATGCGTTTCCAAACGGAAGCGTCGGTGCCGAAGTGGTGGTCGATGGCGTTCCGTGGGCCGTGGTCCGCTCGATTGGCATGGGACGGGGTCATTTGGCCGTCCGGGACGGGGACTTGGATGAGGCGGTGAACGACAGCCCGGAAGCGGAGGGCGTGGAACCGTTCCTTGACGCGATCGCTGCGACCTTTCGGTTCGAGAAGCTTGCAGCCGTCGTTCCCGAAGATCAGCCCCGCGACATCTGGCGTCTCGCGCTCGCTTGGCTGTCTCGGGACCAGGAGTGTCGGTTCGACAAGCTGTTGGACTGGCGATCTCCGGACTCGCACTCCGGTTCGGCGGCGCGCAGCCTTTCGGTTCCGCAGATCCGGGACGCTTTGAGAGCATTGATTGGAGCCATCGACCCGGCTGAATACGCGCTTCGCGGGGAAATCGCGAGATTGGAAGCGGAGCACAATGAGGCCAAGAAAGAGGCGGGTCGCCGAGTCTCGGAGGCGCGCCGTCTGCAGTCGAGCCTGAGCGAGGAGCTGGAGCTCAATCCGGAAAGCCTGGTTGCCGGTCCCATGGCGGTGGAGGTGTTGCGAGAAGCCGCGACAACACGTCTTGATCGGCTGGGAGAGGCAGAGGATGGTTCTGATGCAGCCGTAACCGATCTCGGCGCGTTGCGCTCGGAAAGCTACGCTGCAAGGCAGCGGGTCGAAGAGTTGCAGAACCGGTTGTCCGGCGTACAGGCGCGAATCCCGGAAATCGAGGCGCTGATTGCTCGCATCAGAGGAGAAATCCCCGGTGCGTCTGCCCGCGCCCGCGGCGCGGCGCACCCGGTATGCCCGGTGTGTGAAGTGCCTGTCGATCTGGCATTGGCGGAAGGCTGCAAGCTGTCGCACCGACTGCCGGATCTGGCGGACATGAACCGGCGGCTGGACCAGCTCCAGCAGGACGCCGAGCGCGAACGGCAGCGGCTGGACCAGCACCGCGAGCAGGAGCAGCGCATTGTTCTGGAGTTGAACCCGGTTCGTGAACGTGCCGACAAGCTCCACCAGCGGCTGCGGTCAGTGGAGCTCATGAGAGATACTCGGTCCGAAGCCTGGTTTCGCGCTCGTCGTTGCATTGAAGATGTCGATCGCCTGGATCGATTGCTGGCTGAGCACGAATCGATACAGTCTCGCGCTGATGTTATGGAAGGTGAGATTCAGGCTAGACGTGACCGGGTGGGTGCCTTTCGTGATGCACAGGCTGGTGTTTTCGATGAGTTGTCGAGAACCTTCGACGGTATCATCCGGACCGTGGTCGGGATGAATGCTTCGGGAAGGGTCGCCTTTGACGGCCACGGCCTCAGATCGTCCGTTGTACTGGGCGGCGAGCGGTCGACGGCCGCCATCGACTCTCTGAAGGTGATCGCGTTCGACTTGGCGGTCATGCAGATGAGCATCGAGGGGCTCACACACCTGCCTGCGTTCCTGATCCATGACAGTCCGCGAGAGGCCGACCTCGGCCTTGGCGTCTACCACCGGCTGTTTCACTTCGTGCGCGATCTGGAGGACGGCGGTGATGGTCCATCGTTTCAGTACATCGTGACGACCACCACGAGTCCGCCGAGCGCACTGCGGATGGATCCGTGGTTGGTGGAGACGCTCGGCGGTGCCGCGGAGGACAGGCTTCTCCGCCGGGACTTGTGA
- a CDS encoding GIY-YIG nuclease family protein has product MASLVQWIKCQGEVWCQLNSVDLNHSHFNNRGGVYVIWHGGETPETVYVGQTNSLRDRLATHRMDDSIQRYQHLGLFVTWASVHPVDRDGIERYLFDTMRPKVSDRRPSALPIPVQLPR; this is encoded by the coding sequence ATGGCGAGCTTAGTGCAATGGATAAAATGCCAGGGCGAAGTGTGGTGTCAGTTGAACTCAGTGGACCTTAACCACTCCCATTTCAACAATCGGGGCGGGGTTTACGTGATCTGGCACGGAGGAGAGACACCGGAAACAGTCTATGTGGGCCAGACGAACAGCCTCCGCGACCGACTCGCCACGCATAGGATGGACGACTCGATACAGCGGTACCAGCACCTCGGCCTATTCGTGACCTGGGCTAGTGTCCATCCGGTGGACCGTGACGGGATCGAGCGTTACCTATTCGACACGATGCGTCCTAAAGTTAGCGATAGACGGCCGAGCGCCTTGCCAATACCGGTGCAGCTACCACGATAA
- a CDS encoding tyrosine-type recombinase/integrase: MTPSLGALLHALLVDELPLQRGFRPASIKAYRDGLRLFLTFVAADRACRLTQLTPEDLTVERVQRFLLHLEEKRHNHRRTRNHRLTILQTFFEFLAQRCPELLAVAQRVAAIAVKRTAPAETRFLEREEIAQLFRRLPSAGPYALRDRTLLLLLYNTGARVQEVADLRIADLDLQGQPSVRLHGKGDKWRTCPLWPQTAQLLEDLLQTRRPAPSATMPVFVSRSARALTRFGIYKIVRRHTRHLDSLGPPTRQHISPHVFRHTAAVHLLEAGVDVNVIRSWLGHVHLDTTNRYAEITIRTKLAAVQLCEPVATAADSPRRRSIWRNDEALLSWLASL; this comes from the coding sequence ATGACACCCTCGCTCGGTGCGCTGCTGCACGCGCTCCTGGTCGATGAGCTGCCGCTCCAGAGGGGCTTCCGCCCCGCTTCGATAAAGGCGTACCGGGACGGACTACGCCTCTTTCTCACGTTCGTTGCCGCAGACCGGGCTTGCCGGCTGACGCAGCTCACCCCCGAGGACCTGACCGTCGAACGGGTCCAGCGTTTCCTGTTGCATCTCGAGGAGAAGCGGCACAATCACCGGCGTACCCGCAACCATCGACTCACGATCCTGCAGACCTTCTTCGAGTTTCTCGCGCAGCGGTGCCCCGAGCTGCTCGCGGTCGCACAGCGCGTCGCCGCGATTGCCGTCAAGCGTACGGCCCCAGCCGAGACTCGTTTCCTCGAGCGGGAGGAGATCGCTCAGCTCTTCCGCCGACTGCCCTCCGCCGGGCCCTACGCCCTCCGTGACCGGACCCTGTTGTTACTGCTCTACAACACCGGCGCCCGCGTGCAGGAAGTCGCCGACCTGCGCATCGCGGACCTCGACTTGCAGGGCCAGCCGAGTGTCCGACTGCACGGCAAGGGTGACAAATGGCGGACCTGTCCACTCTGGCCCCAGACGGCTCAGCTGCTGGAAGACCTGCTCCAGACCAGACGCCCCGCGCCATCGGCTACGATGCCCGTCTTCGTCTCCCGCAGCGCCCGTGCCCTCACACGCTTCGGGATCTACAAGATCGTGCGTCGCCACACCCGCCATCTGGACAGCCTGGGCCCGCCGACCAGACAGCACATCAGCCCGCATGTCTTTCGACACACAGCGGCCGTCCACCTCCTGGAAGCCGGAGTCGACGTCAACGTGATCCGCAGCTGGCTCGGCCACGTTCACCTCGACACGACCAACCGGTACGCCGAGATCACGATTCGCACGAAGCTGGCAGCCGTACAACTCTGTGAGCCCGTCGCAACCGCTGCGGATTCACCCCGCCGAAGATCTATTTGGCGCAACGACGAGGCGCTGCTGTCCTGGCTCGCTTCGCTGTGA
- a CDS encoding two pore domain potassium channel family protein, which produces MYSCLTVHGHGVDKPGLGFLDGIYFSIVTVTSLGYGDISPVGLSRLIVGLEVLFGLAIMGIMIAKVTSRRLSYYVQRLFAADAQRYLNSSTDRLDTIRESLNTAEAMDDIWNTVVRLHTETRVLHDYIDLESKQHALFTIISEHSVRRVGTSLEGILSQLTRLLSLPTELRSQANRQTGLLALTTVLDRIALLVLTQCSGQDSLACFRVVRENCKKIRDSLALPPSAVVGDPPSQRVPRDPQPEGGGVGSRR; this is translated from the coding sequence ATGTACTCCTGCCTGACGGTACACGGCCACGGCGTTGACAAGCCTGGACTTGGATTCCTCGATGGAATCTACTTCAGTATCGTGACCGTAACGTCCTTGGGCTACGGCGACATATCCCCAGTTGGCCTCTCACGATTGATTGTCGGTCTGGAAGTGCTGTTCGGCCTCGCAATCATGGGGATCATGATTGCAAAAGTTACGTCGCGGCGGCTCTCCTACTACGTCCAGCGTTTGTTTGCTGCCGATGCACAGCGTTACCTGAACAGTTCTACGGACAGATTGGATACGATCCGCGAATCGCTAAATACCGCTGAGGCAATGGATGACATCTGGAACACGGTCGTGCGGCTCCATACCGAGACGCGAGTGCTGCACGACTACATTGATCTTGAAAGCAAACAGCACGCTCTTTTTACGATCATTTCCGAGCACTCCGTGCGGCGTGTCGGAACAAGCCTAGAAGGAATCCTGTCTCAACTCACGCGGCTCCTCAGCCTGCCTACAGAGTTAAGATCACAGGCCAACCGCCAAACTGGGTTGCTAGCTCTCACGACAGTGCTAGACCGAATCGCATTACTAGTGCTAACGCAGTGCTCTGGTCAAGACTCGCTCGCATGCTTTCGCGTTGTCCGAGAAAACTGCAAGAAGATCCGGGACAGTTTAGCATTGCCGCCTAGCGCAGTAGTGGGCGACCCTCCCAGCCAGAGAGTCCCCAGAGACCCCCAGCCAGAAGGTGGTGGAGTCGGTTCGAGGAGGTAA
- a CDS encoding tyrosine-type recombinase/integrase, with amino-acid sequence MLERCYARPKTVDRIRSSWLGAAIEQYATWFLERGYSPKHLGRAVPILLRFGTFAYDRGARCYAELPPVVRPFVEYWITRPDHRRAPGPVRPRLAQEIRRPIEQMLRLIVPGFVGTQRPVLATPFIDQAPGFFAYLRDERGLRAATLTEYTHHLRQLAAYLRDHRLDDLRALSPVVISGFLTDRSRHLSRSGIACRCVVLRVFLRYLHREGLVARDLSRTVETPRVYRLAKVPRSIQWDEVRRMLEAVDRRTVVGRRDYAMLLLLVTYGLRAREVAALTLDDIDWSYARLRIPERKAGHSTAYPLSPLVGGAIIDYLKSGRPTTQSRRVFFRIIAPCKPIESHAVSCRVTYYLREAGIVVPRPGSHTLRHTCVQRLVDAGWPLKSIGDYVGHRSSASTEVYSKVAIETLREVACGDGEEEVV; translated from the coding sequence ATGCTGGAACGATGCTACGCCCGCCCGAAAACCGTCGACCGCATTCGGTCATCCTGGCTCGGTGCCGCCATCGAGCAGTACGCCACGTGGTTCCTGGAGCGTGGCTATTCCCCGAAGCATCTCGGTCGCGCGGTGCCGATCCTGCTCCGCTTCGGGACGTTCGCCTACGACCGGGGCGCGAGATGCTACGCGGAGCTTCCGCCCGTGGTGCGGCCGTTTGTGGAGTACTGGATTACCCGCCCGGACCACCGTCGCGCCCCGGGACCCGTAAGGCCGCGGTTGGCGCAGGAGATCCGCCGGCCGATCGAGCAGATGCTCCGGCTGATCGTCCCGGGCTTCGTCGGCACGCAGCGCCCCGTACTGGCGACGCCGTTCATCGACCAAGCACCGGGCTTCTTCGCCTACCTGCGTGATGAGCGCGGCCTGCGCGCCGCCACGCTCACGGAGTACACCCACCACCTGCGGCAGCTTGCTGCGTATCTGCGCGACCATCGGCTCGACGACCTGCGGGCGCTGTCGCCAGTGGTCATCAGTGGATTCCTGACCGATCGCAGCCGGCATCTCTCACGCTCGGGAATCGCGTGTCGGTGTGTCGTGCTGCGCGTGTTCTTGCGGTACCTCCATCGCGAAGGGCTCGTCGCGCGGGACCTGAGTCGTACCGTCGAGACCCCACGGGTCTACCGTCTGGCTAAGGTGCCGCGGTCGATTCAGTGGGACGAGGTTCGACGCATGTTGGAGGCGGTGGATCGCCGCACCGTCGTGGGCCGGCGCGACTACGCGATGCTGCTCCTGCTCGTCACCTACGGCTTGCGGGCGCGGGAGGTCGCTGCGCTCACGCTCGACGACATCGACTGGTCCTATGCTCGCCTTCGCATCCCGGAGCGGAAGGCCGGCCACTCGACGGCCTACCCCCTGTCCCCGCTCGTGGGTGGAGCCATCATCGACTACCTGAAGTCCGGCCGACCGACGACGCAGTCGCGCCGCGTGTTCTTCCGAATCATCGCTCCGTGCAAGCCCATCGAGTCCCACGCGGTTTCCTGCCGCGTCACCTACTACCTGCGGGAAGCGGGCATCGTCGTTCCCCGGCCCGGTTCGCACACGCTGCGCCATACCTGCGTACAGCGCCTCGTCGACGCGGGGTGGCCCCTGAAGTCGATCGGCGACTACGTCGGGCATCGCAGTTCCGCGTCGACCGAGGTCTACAGCAAGGTGGCCATCGAGACCCTCCGTGAGGTCGCCTGCGGCGATGGCGAGGAGGAGGTCGTATAA